The DNA segment gTAACCCCCTAAAGAGAATAATTCTGGTAACGTCTCAGAACTTACCAAGAGCTTCAATGcacaaaaaatttgagaacTCCTGTCTTAGGTAGACTATTGATGATGAGGAGAGCAAacagaaataataacaaaaacaacaaaagacaataataaaaagtacaagAACAATATGAGcaaggaaaaaagttttattttattttatttttaatagcatttattagaaaagtttttCCGACATTTTTCTGTGTATTTTAACCTTGTTTAATGTTGTCTTATGACTAATGAAATATACTATAACAAGGAGATAAAGAGGCAGagggtaaaatatatattctctctCCTGCTACGCATTGTTTTCAAATACTAAACGATCTTGGGACATTCTTTGAATtgttatcaatataaattagtaattcTCGACCAATTTATCGTTTCCTTCCTAATTCGTTCATACATAGATGAAAGACAGTAGTCACTCTTTATCAGAGAAGAGAAATTCTTCCCTGAtatggaaaacaaaaataaatcaaagaaaaagtttatttttatcataaatccATCGACAATAATATTCgatttaattgtaatatacagTGGTACATAAAATCGTGTCCGTTCATTTGAGCATGAATTGCAATAACGGGTGCGCGGTGCTAAAAATGTAATAGAAGAAGTCTAGGAGGAGCAAGTCCAATGTTATGACAGTCAGCCTTTGATTCAAGAGGCATTTTGACTTGATTCAaaactatatgtattttgttctttGTAGGAGAAGGCTTCACTTAAGTTGGAACGAATCTTTTTGGGTGCTCTTTCATCAATGAAATTAACACTGAAAAGAAGCTCGCCCAAATAAAGTCTTGCTCAAATGAGTGTTACTTAGATGATATTTGCTCCAATGAATGCTCGCcgtaaaaaaatgtcatagagAGCGGGAGCTGCTTTTTCTAGTTGGAAATCTagactagtgatgtaaatcgtgtgcaCTTTCTAGCTGGCCTGCTTTTTTGGGATTGGTAATCAgaagaataagttttattttcttcagctgttgtcatgtattattatttaacaactgaacttcttttcctattatattcaaaacctgattgagcaTCCGTATGTGTTCATagaagacagagagtaaccttgatgaATTTTatcggagttataattgtaagtcctagttGGGCACAGAGTAatattggggatcgacatcggagtaattcttgccaatttccttctttatttccttctctcctcctctgattgtagctgatctcatccaaaacattcttcaaattgtcagcgaaaccatgttgatttttagttttttttttaacatgcctaaaatacatatgatttcAGATTAGTACAGagctatattaattattctttaattattgaagggagataatctaaatataaagtaaacacAAATGCGTTTGCTGATAAAAGACAGaaagttcaattttaaaaatgacgaAATTCAGACCATCAATTAATCTAGTGGTTGTTGTAGGGCTAAAGAAAATCGGTAGGAATCAGTCTGAAGGAAAATAACTGTCTAGAtctatcttataaaaaattgttccaaAAACGAGTTAATAGATgcatttttgatgacgtcatgtactttttcaaattttgaacatcCGTATagtgaaatatatatgaagtttgAAGTGCTTTATATGTGTACAAGGGCGTCCCCAagattatatttctaaaaacaaaatcataatgcaaaaattaaactttttgtgggaaaaatttcaaaaatcaatagttattctaaaaaaaaatacatttttggaaccAAAAATCACAggagttaacaaaaaataaatttcaaattttcaatttttcgggaaaaagtttcaaaagtcAATAActactctcaaaaaattatattttttggaaaaaaattcaaaaattaaatttcaaatagtaaatctttttgaaaaagaaatatagaatTCAcggctatttacaaaaaatccatgggaaatttttttgaaattttcaaaaatttatatctgatctcaaaatatttgaacaatttaatttcaaatataaaacttgttggtgaaaaatttcaaaaatcattagcaatttacagaaaatttaattttttcgaaaaaattccgaaaattaatttaaattttctattaaaaagaaaaaaatccttttttttccccACCCCTGTGGATCATGCATGGCGTAAGCCTTGCATGATTGTGATGGGGGGACAATCAGTTCATGATTCGGAAATtagtctagaaaaaataacttaaagccggaagggaaaaaaatcggtctcagACTAAGTCGAAACAATAATCCGAAGCATTACCAGGTCTTTTTTGATCTAATAATCATTTCGTTTTTATAACTCAAAGAATAAGTCACCCATAGACCATAAGAGCCCCTTcatgttttatatttgatagtCTGTAACTGTAACGAGAACTTGACTCAGAACCATGTAAAATTGGATACACAGCGAAATTACAGAAATATATAAGAGTTATCCTTTTTTAAGCAAGAGTCTATTGGCTTTGAATTCAAATAAGGTACAAGTATATATGGTTCCAAGTCTGAGGAAAGTCAGTGTTCATAAAAACTTCTGATGGCCccaacaaaaatcaattagtgaccccattagaaaaaattatcgtTTCATATCGTTTAAGggaagaagattaaaaaaatggttatttctatattatttaaaaagggtatcttttatttcaaattatacttAGTATACgtaaattaagtattaaactTTTCATTTGGATTATTGTGGACCAATTTGAGTATAAGTAAAGGTTATGTTTATTGTTATTGATGAAGTGCAGCTACTTTCTAGTGAGGTGTTAAAGGTAACACCAGCATAATATACGCCTAAGAGCAAGAAAATAccgttttttgtttgtatttgtaCTCAAAAAAGACATTATACCTATTAGACTTTAGTTTACTTTTCAGAAAATGGTTTTTCTGAAATGCCAcaattttgacacttttaagTATGATTCAGGTTCATTTTTTACCCCTATATTAGAAAGCAAGTGCAATGAAAGTACTAACTCAAACATCctagtaaaatatttcaagatttATAAAAGGTATATATTTCCTGACCTTTCTTAATTTGAGAAAATGGCTTTGaagtcctaaaaaaataataaaaaaaaaatgaaaaaccctaTTTTTGGTAGCATCTACCTTTTACACATTTATAATATGACAATTAGGAAGAAAACAAGGAATTATTACATccagaaaataattcatataaaaatatattttgcttgaGAGTGATTGAAAATACAGAAcgtaaaaatatgttaagaatttattacaaaatttagatACTTGAGCTACTCATTGAGGAAATATTCAACCAAACTATAGTTGAAACTTTTATTGAAGTAATTTGGGACCGATAAAGCCccttaaatctaattttattattctttcattaaggcgattaatttttaaaactttttggaaaaaaaatggaaaaattaaatttttctgcaaataaatttcaagtattaaattttttgaaaaaattcaaaaattcacggcaattgacaaaaaatttcaaaaatccaaggttattctcaaaaaaattatatataaaaaaatcaaaaatcaacggctatttgcaaaaaaaaatcaaaaatctacagccattttcaaaaaaaatccaaaatctacagctatttataaaaaatttcaaaaatccaaagctattctcagaaaattaaattatttcatcgCTACAATTAATTTCTACTACTTTTTGGCAACTTGCGACGCACCCAAAAACTTTTcagaatagttttaaatataaattgaaaaatcattctagcctACTTCTGTTTGAGGGGTAGAGTGTAGgtatttatgaaaacaaaatgaaagaattttatGTCTCAAAATCTTACTAAAACTTCGACTACAAGATGAAGCAAAAAACTAAGACTTTGTGgtgtaagtttttatttttaattactttgattGTTAAGGGGGATTTACCAGaacgaatttaaaaaagaatcccTTGGACCTGAATTTGAtcattgaccttttttttagaaaataattccttaaaaaattgttttccaattaaaattttataggtGATAATGATGTTTAGATTAAGacaaaaattcattgatttggAAGGGGGGGGGGTACATCCTTGAAGCCCCTGCACCCCTGTTACTATCATTTATATACACGTGCTAcgtaaatactttatttgtttcttataaatttgaatattataatcctCAAACCTCAACAACAACCCTATGAAAaggttatgtgatttaaaatatgcCTTTTTGTTTAAGAGTTCAAATatcttcataaattatatttaggaaTCAGGAAAATTATTTCTGTCTCTCCCAAGATGACCAACAATCAGAATGATCACGTCACgtaaaaacactttataataaagaaacaaaGTTTCCAGTTAACATAGAATCTGGATTAGTAATTGTCTGTATTTGCCgtttaataaatgaatgttaataacacattaaaaatatctcaaagTATGATTAGCCTTACATCAAAACAACAGAAATATTAGTATGCAAATCAAAGTTGACAGccgttttttttataacaacgaactgaaaaacaaataataatggatATAGCAAGTAGAATCACTCCAACTAGACTTGCAATCACAATCATAAGCACTTTATTCTCTGATAGACCCTTCTCTGTGAGACCAATGGGATCTGGATCCTCAAATGTTATCCCTTCATATTGGATTTTGTACGATGTcttcctataaaaataaaataaaaacaatattcataAGATGTAATTTGAATGAAGAGGTAATTCAAATACTATGTATCATAGAAGGGGAATAATTGCagtttgtattaataatatgaCGAGTCTTAACGTTTtaagttttttcattaataactttttttatatatctcataaaaaactttttcacaaaataataaatttattattaacttttgaaagagattcttcatatatgtataaaatgtcatttaataaggagaaaaaaagagattacttcatatattaataattaaaaattataatacactacagaataaaatcactttttaaaatatgtacatacatatagactgtcccgttttctggcaaatttgtttttcttcagtACAAATTCTTATTCTGCTAGACACAATTATATAACCAGCTTCGGCAAATTTTAAGACCTCTTAGATAATTTTGGTTTgagacatttaaattttaaaaaaaggatatttgtttataaaaaggaagtttttttaggaaaaaaaacttaataaatccactgttgttcacaaaaaaaataattttacagcCTCTGCAGGCCCCTCCTACGGACGGAATTAGGTGTCTATATATTGTTTGTATTCcgaataaaatgaataaatatagcTATCTAAACATTTTATAAGACTCAATACacatttgttttaattcaattccctcTTTCAATTCATACTTATAACTCAGTGAACAACTCGTGAGAAATTATTCACTTGAACTCAATTTGCGTAGATTTGATTCACAATCACTCCTAGGGAAGAAAATGTACGTTATCTTAGCCAGTAATTTTGCTGCGAACATTTTCGGCTACTGGAGATTTTGATGCATTCCCCTTTTTTCATTACCTGTTGTATCTCAGATCTATATGTAGATCtgaataagtatttaaaaaagtcaggAAATAGCGAAGGAATATTGTTTATTAGGAAAAGATTTGATCCGGGATCCATagtctatttcgaaaggactcaTTGACTAATGGCACCTTACTCATAGTTGATACTTAAAGAAATGCAAAAACTCTagcaacaaaaagaaaagactaaAGGTTAAGTACGAATCTATAATGTAAAAAGGCGGTGAATAAAAAATGTGGTCAAATTTTCAAGAGGCAAAAGTATACCCGGTAAAATTACCTTGAATCATTCATTATGTAGATTGACATTAAAGACAATTCCAAGGTCAGATGTAGTAATAATGTTGACTTATATTTTCGCATTttcaactccatctgaccaattaatttgatgaatatttaaaaaacaaaacagaattTAATTGGTCAAAGAAGATTGCACGTTCCATATACAGAGTATTCCTTGCATGGACAGTACTGTTATCGTGCTGTCGTTTGAAAAAGTTTAAGGACCTCAAATCATTTTTGTCTTGGGGaaagcaatatttatttggatTACCCTCTTTAATGAGTAAATAATTGagctatatatattatttagtttattagtaaaaagtatttccctGTTTTGTCAAAGATGAGGAGAAGTGGAATATCAAAATGTATCACTAGTTCAAGTGATAGCTActtgttgaacaaaaaggaggagcataatctttgataaaacagggaaccTCAAATCTTGGAGTAGCACATCTAACTAACAACCCtgaaatgattaaatacaaggtgcaaactatttttttttcataaaacaaatacCAGTAGTtaaaaaaggacaatttttGACTGTTAACATCATACAAGTAGAAGAAACTAATAAGAAGGCGTATTTAACCcaaaattcctattttttcaaattaatatggCATTAGATAACTTTATCCAAGTTAGTTTTTTATTCTAtccaggatttttttattgatgtggGGGAAATATAACTGGTGTTGTCTCAGTCCTTATTAAGAACTGAAGAATGCAGTCCTATCCAGTTCAATATTGGTCTAGTCAAGTTCAGTACtttatatcagtcctaaaacttataaagttaggTCCTTGTTGACATcactccactttttttttttaaattggttctGGTACTGAGAGTGCAAAGGACGACTATCTAAATTAATGGTCTGTACTGAACTAAACTGGAATGTTACTAAACTAAATATAAACAAGAAACAGGACTGTCTAATGTAAAATACATGAGGAATCACTTACGTCACAATGGGCTTGTCCTGCAGAATGCCACCTTGATCATAGGTCGTAATGCAAATAAATTCTCGATGTCCTTCTAGAGCAGACTCAAGTCCTAGGCTGGATTGCTCAAATCCATTTTGGAGTATTTCATTTGGATATGGAATGAGTTGATCCCATTTGAGGGCGTAGAGCTGTCCTCCATTGCCTACATACAACCATTCTATtctggaagagaaaaaaatttgatgagGAGTAATTGGCTACTCTGGTCATCTGTGGATGCCCTCTGGTTGGAAAACCTGTTATCAGGGGGTTCTGTAGGGGGTGGACTAGagaggaatttttgtttttttctaggaaatttgatatttgaaaaggAGACTTGTAATATGTCACATCTAACAATTTATTAACATGGTCACACTACGTGGCAGTGACTTGTCCCCGGGGATATTTATGGTGAATACAAAGTACACTTCTTCGTTACAAAATGGATTCTTATAATTGAAGAGATTGAGAGGGATAGAAACGACTTGGTCGTAATGTACAACATTTCTTTGCTTTGATAAATCAGTTATAAGCTCTAGCAAACAAAGTAACTTTATTTAATCTCCACTAATTAAATCatataagatttataaaaaaagatcctCAAATTTACTCTGATTGTGAGTCTaatcattcttttattcttaaagagataacatccaagtataaagtgactacatacatacaagCACATGTGCACATGAAAGACATAGAGTAGCACTGATGATTCGTGGggagttattaataattagggTTTGagtattgtaaattaattactcAGTTAATCTAAACAGTTTTTATAATCACAAGCTTGTTACATAATAGTAAATCATTGTGCAGCAATAACCTATCAAAAGGAGTTAGTTAGCTAAGTGAGCAGATCTCTGATTGAATAAAATTGTAGCTATTCCTACTATTCAACTATTTGCCTTGTATTTGCTATATTGATGTatctaataattgatttaatctGGATAACATCATTTATTCTATGGAGCCTAGACAATTAACTGAAAAACTCGTGAGTAATAAACTTTACATACAAAGGGCAGGGCTGTCTCAGAAGGGGCGTTTGCTTCGGGATCCTGCACtggatagatttaaaaaaaagaggtatTTATGATATATTGGGAAGAAaggaatttagttttttttttaaagccgcaaaaataattaatcttttccaaaaacaggtcatttaaaagataaaataaaatattatttaaaaaaatgtcattccagagcatatatatttattaattagaaaaagtcatttgaaaaataaaaatcgttctggatttttttaaattttatagtgaagtaaaaaaaatgtaaagtttaaaaaaagaaaaaagcctGCACATTTTCCTTTTCCCTAACCTACTCATGCTAAAACCGGAAGTAGTGGCGGTATTgataaaagaaatcgaaaatagacatggtaatcctgacaatttgtagaatgtttgaGAAAGAGCTGCtgcttatctgtcatgacgttttattacaATAGCTACaagtagctatgagatgaaagaaagaaacacaAAACTCACTCCgtatatgtatatgaagaaAAGATAAGGGCATACACtactttgatgtcgatcctcaattctactctgattttGAGTCaaatcattcttttattcttgaagagaataCAGCCAAGTATACAGTGACTAAGTCCcatgaaaaacgaagagtaaaactgaggattCGTTGGGAATTATAAGTATTGGACTgggagtagaattaaagattaACATCAGTGTAATTACTGTCTATGCCCTTGCTCGGTACGGAATAGtagttgtgtttatttccttcctttcaggGATACATTTGACCAAAGCTATACACCAAATGATAAAACGAAGAACACATGATCAATAATTCTACAGAGTAGTGGTCTATGTaacaatttaattcaatattactCTGTAACTAAATTGAAAAACCTCTGGTatcatttgtttattaattttgaagagaGTATatctaagtttaaagtagtCACTAGCGTGAGAAATACGAAGACTAAAACTATATTAGAATAATTCATGTGTATTTCCGTGCTGGTGGGGCTTGCGTTTATTTCCCTCATTTCATAGCTGCTCACAGCTTTTcgaataaaattgaatgacctcttccaaaatattcttctaattaTCAGGATTATCATGTTTATTTACATTAtcggttattttttattacatcagcaggtaatatttttaacaactataTCTACTATGAGTGGCGTctgcagaatattttttttttttttttgggggggaggtggggattttttggatttatttggaagaagaattaaaaaatcttaGTTATTCGCagagaattaatttatttagaaaaaaatttagaaaatctaattacgaaaaaaatttaaaaattcaaagctattcaaaaaaatttcaaaaaactaaattttttttggaaaaaatttaaaattcacagctattcaaaaatttttgcaaaattaatttttggaaaaaaaattagaaacattaatttttttggaaaaactcaagtttaatagaaatacaaggttagactatTACGTAATCGggctttctagaattttcaatttgatttatccTACCGACTGCTTGGCAAGATAGccagatttttacaaaacacacaaccagttatagtctatgacgtcactcttgctggaattttcaatttaatgtatcgcaccgactgctgggcaagaaaaacagattttgaggaAGACAGGCAACCAGTagtacactatgacgtcaatattaaaaagtgcggtgtaagtcaaacatcagttgtacatgcGTTATGTTATGACCTTGTATGACTATTAACCTtggaaaaactacattaaatttcaaatgttaaactttttgaaaaataaattcaagtattaaattttctaatataaagcaaaaattccttaatttggggggggcggtctacagccccttcagccctCCCTCTGCGGAAGTCCCTGACTATACAACCTATCCCTCTTATTTAAGTTAACTATacaagaaaaaattgcataggTCAGGCGAAAAATGGTACAGTAATAACGTCATCATATCATTGTATCATAAAAAGACACATCTTGTGAGAAAAAGATTTCAAGAAGCCAAGGAACTAAGAGGGGTATTTTGCTATTCTATTTCAACATAATGACAACTATGTAAGCTCCTTTTctcctaaatattcttcaaattgtccgggCTGCTATGTTAATTTTCAGTGTCTTTTTAACATACCGAAAGTACTTTGTTTTTACAACTCTACGTAGAAGTATATAAAAGAAtagaaactataatttttacaagGAAACATATCAAGTTTTTtgtatgatgttttttttttttttgttcttgttccCCGCAaggtaaatttaaatacaatatacatacatttaatatagTCTTGTGTTAGAGCATTGATAGACGTGATTATAACTAGGGGTTTTCCCCCTGTTTTTTTTGCCAGTtgatttatgaatgaatttattttgtatcttcttcttgttatcatttaaatggttccatggaaaaataatgttatttttttttacttctctacgtttccttttctttttacacGAAAGaaagttatactttttttctgtttctgtgGGAATCTGCAATCTTACTAGACTGTCCCGTATTCgtgtcaatatttttatctcacTACAAAACCCCTTTTTCTGctgggaacaataaaaaaactgacataAGCAAATTCAAGTCATTTTTAGGCCTCTTGTAACAAAACTCATTTTTCAAGCCCTATCACTTATTCAACTAGGATTAAACTTTGAGATGTTATGTTTGCTAAAGCTtggaaactgcaaatcattgaaGACGTCAACTTAGacttcttaaattattattaaaaacaagataatcaatgtttttaaatccTACACCGAAtactaaaacaaataaaaagtacgGGTTTCGACTCATAGTACCAATTTTGGAACAGGGCTTTAATATGGAATATTGTTTCCAAACTAAGTGCCTTTACCTAGAGATAGGACGGTTTGTGGATCCGGATCCGAAGTGTTAGAATATATTTGGTTAACAGCTCTCGATATTTCTTCTAATTTACCTCTAATCATTGTTCTTAATTTGATTGCTTGGATTCGACTTAGTTCATATTTAGCTCATATaaattatcaacaattattgaataataattccatatttggaaGAATTGGTCAACTACCAActgagtttttcctttttttctgttacttTTCGGATgagaggttgtgagatacagTATAGGTAACGacataaactaataataatgaataatgatgttttaatagtaataacattggATTATATATTGTTTCGGAATATGTAATCAGTAAAAACGTAAACGTAATCcggatctttttttattgaggtCTAATATTTGCTTCAGATCTGGAGCCAAAAGTTTTGGTACCCGAgatttactcgaatatttacgtCCAAAGATTATTTAAACCGAACTGTATCCGAGTCAATGTAGATCTGTACTACtccaaaaatgacatttgaggTCTGTAATTTTGCTTAAGtcagttatatttattgttatcagCAGAAAAGGTCTATGTGCAGGGGGAGCAAATATTGACctgaaaacgggacagtctaatgttcACTCAAGAGTACTCTTCTTCTCAACTACAAACGTGGCCGGCGTATGGgacaataat comes from the Lepeophtheirus salmonis chromosome 4, UVic_Lsal_1.4, whole genome shotgun sequence genome and includes:
- the LOC121115815 gene encoding uncharacterized protein, translating into MGGIFKCQVRFAIIFDPTVLPNSSLPTTYELSDSRQKNLGILSRHDLLASYPKTAPTITKENDEEKNGNFLFGDMVKLHCVSDIDYTAPRIEWLYVGNGGQLYALKWDQLIPYPNEILQNGFEQSSLGLESALEGHREFICITTYDQGGILQDKPIVTKTSYKIQYEGITFEDPDPIGLTEKGLSENKVLMIVIASLVGVILLAISIIICFSVRCYKKNGCQL